A single genomic interval of Paenibacillus macerans harbors:
- the phnC gene encoding phosphonate ABC transporter ATP-binding protein, with protein MIELRNISKIYPNGTKGLDQINLSIEKGEFVAVVGLSGAGKSTLLRSINRLHDISEGDILIGGKSITNAAGKELRTIRRDIGMIFQSFNLVKRSTVLRNVLAGRVGYHSTLRTLLGLFPKEDIELAFGALDRVNIVEKAYARADELSGGQQQRVAIARVLAQEAKIVLADEPVASLDPLTTKQVMDDLKRINLELGITTIVNLHFIDLARQYATRIIGLRAGRVVFDGPVSEATDERFAEIYGRQIDREELLASRLPAEAVLGARA; from the coding sequence GTGATAGAACTTCGCAATATATCCAAAATTTATCCGAACGGCACCAAAGGGCTGGATCAAATCAACCTCAGCATCGAAAAAGGCGAATTCGTGGCCGTGGTCGGGCTGTCCGGGGCCGGTAAATCGACGCTTCTCCGCTCCATCAACCGGCTGCACGACATTTCCGAAGGCGACATCCTCATCGGCGGCAAGTCGATCACGAATGCCGCGGGCAAAGAGCTGCGGACGATCCGCCGCGACATCGGCATGATTTTTCAAAGCTTCAACCTCGTCAAACGCTCCACCGTGCTGCGCAACGTCCTGGCCGGGAGGGTCGGCTATCACTCCACCTTGCGCACGCTGCTTGGGCTGTTTCCGAAAGAGGATATCGAACTGGCATTTGGGGCGCTGGATCGGGTGAACATCGTGGAAAAAGCGTACGCCCGGGCCGACGAGCTGTCCGGCGGGCAGCAGCAGCGGGTGGCGATCGCCCGCGTGCTCGCGCAGGAAGCGAAAATCGTGCTGGCCGACGAACCGGTGGCCTCGCTCGACCCGCTGACGACCAAGCAGGTGATGGACGACCTCAAGCGCATCAACCTCGAGCTGGGCATCACCACGATCGTCAACCTGCATTTTATCGACTTGGCCCGCCAGTACGCGACCCGCATCATCGGCTTAAGAGCGGGCCGGGTTGTCTTCGACGGCCCGGTCTCGGAAGCAACCGACGAGCGGTTTGCCGAAATCTACGGGCGGCAGATCGACCGGGAAGAGCTGCTCGCCAGCCGGCTGCCGGCCGAAGCGGTGTTGGGGGCGCGGGCCTGA
- a CDS encoding AraC family transcriptional regulator → MDLNELAKQFAAGELSLQGIYFTQLQPGIYKGHTKSRPTPHAGLVFALRGQAVFTFDDTPYELQPGLIAHGPKGAALQVEAGPGGFDYALIHYTLDSPAGSPDVYTRTHYLLDTGEQPRIMELLRLLQTSMTTPGPLQAVRSKELFYGTVYEMLSCARSRLNAGSRSMIEHALGYIHEHYMEPLNLKTLAGLYEMDVKKFAYAFRKYAGIFPIDYLIQHRMSRARLLLVATRCSVSEIAESVGYGDAHYFSRLFRKHTGCSPSEFRSQSGNNPPAF, encoded by the coding sequence GTGGATCTGAACGAACTAGCGAAGCAATTTGCCGCAGGAGAGCTCTCCCTGCAAGGGATTTATTTCACCCAATTGCAGCCCGGCATTTACAAGGGACATACCAAATCCCGCCCGACGCCGCATGCCGGCCTGGTTTTCGCCCTGCGCGGACAGGCCGTCTTTACCTTTGACGATACGCCTTACGAGCTGCAGCCCGGCCTGATCGCCCATGGCCCCAAGGGCGCGGCGCTGCAGGTCGAGGCCGGACCCGGCGGGTTCGACTACGCCCTTATTCACTACACGCTGGATTCGCCGGCGGGCAGCCCCGATGTTTATACGCGGACCCATTATTTGCTGGACACCGGCGAACAGCCCCGGATCATGGAATTGCTGCGGCTGCTGCAAACGTCCATGACGACGCCCGGCCCTCTGCAAGCCGTCAGGTCCAAAGAGCTGTTTTACGGGACGGTCTATGAAATGCTAAGCTGCGCGCGCAGCCGTTTGAACGCCGGAAGCCGAAGCATGATCGAGCATGCCCTGGGCTACATCCATGAGCATTATATGGAGCCGCTCAATCTGAAAACCTTGGCCGGCTTATACGAAATGGACGTCAAAAAATTCGCTTACGCATTCCGCAAATACGCTGGTATTTTTCCCATCGATTATCTTATCCAGCACCGCATGAGCCGGGCCCGCCTGCTGCTCGTCGCTACGCGCTGCAGCGTAAGCGAGATCGCCGAGAGCGTCGGTTACGGGGACGCCCATTATTTCAGCAGGTTATTCCGGAAACATACCGGCTGCTCCCCGAGCGAATTCCGTTCCCAAAGCGGAAATAATCCACCTGCCTTTTGA
- a CDS encoding lipoprotein, translating into MKRMTMVLLLGLVCAAIAGCGNTSTPGSKPSEPQTQDQTVNSPAQNTAEQPENQNADASGDQVDLSVYYSRDLAAEFSEDDSKLTWTAGGVTVTAKKKKGEFGTPVLASMAVKTKGRSYPVKFDAEPKEISSLALSADDRYLAINLFYSNIGNKLIAVNLESGKQIDINAEIGSLQKEYGETVVETVHAYNWAPGGHTLALSFGDTSSAIPALYDPEENSLHKVGGDKNYITTAYALWHKDGNIVDYISEQPSDEYHLYRCDVEKNTTTDITALSAEDLSVFVPYSPSRLQ; encoded by the coding sequence ATGAAACGAATGACCATGGTCCTCTTATTAGGTTTGGTTTGCGCGGCCATTGCCGGCTGCGGAAATACCAGCACCCCCGGAAGCAAACCTAGCGAACCGCAAACGCAGGATCAAACTGTAAATTCCCCGGCACAAAACACCGCGGAGCAGCCGGAAAATCAAAACGCCGATGCAAGCGGCGATCAGGTCGATTTATCGGTTTATTATTCTCGCGATTTAGCCGCGGAATTTAGCGAAGATGACAGCAAGCTCACCTGGACGGCCGGCGGCGTTACCGTAACGGCAAAGAAAAAGAAAGGGGAGTTCGGAACCCCCGTCCTCGCTTCCATGGCCGTCAAAACGAAAGGCCGGAGCTATCCCGTCAAGTTCGATGCGGAACCCAAAGAGATCAGCTCGCTGGCCCTGTCCGCCGACGACCGGTATTTGGCCATAAACCTGTTCTATAGTAATATCGGAAATAAATTGATCGCGGTGAACCTCGAAAGCGGCAAACAAATCGACATCAACGCCGAAATCGGATCCCTGCAGAAGGAATATGGCGAGACGGTCGTCGAAACGGTCCATGCTTATAACTGGGCGCCCGGCGGCCATACGCTGGCGCTTTCGTTTGGCGACACCAGCAGCGCCATCCCGGCGTTGTACGACCCGGAAGAAAACTCCCTGCACAAAGTCGGCGGCGATAAAAATTACATCACGACCGCATATGCATTATGGCATAAGGACGGCAATATCGTGGACTACATCAGCGAACAGCCATCCGACGAATACCATCTGTACCGGTGCGATGTTGAAAAAAACACGACCACGGATATAACCGCGCTTAGCGCGGAGGATTTGTCCGTTTTTGTTCCGTATAGCCCCAGCCGTCTGCAATAG
- the phnE gene encoding phosphonate ABC transporter, permease protein PhnE, whose protein sequence is MNTNANRQPQAAALARRPKAPSKLKHYLTAVIIILLLWGSAAKTEATFGELIKGAPNMLDLLREMFPPKWSYFDNIVPAMLETIRMALIGTTFGAILAVPVALLCAGNLTPSAWIRQPVRFVLNLVRTIPDLLLAAIFVAIFGLGPLAGILALTVFSFGLIAKLVYEALETIDRGPLEAMTAVGAAPAQRIIFGVVPQIQAHFISYVLYAFEINVRAAAVLGLVGAGGIGHYYEVTLGFLEYDKTCMIILFTLAVVLIIDYLSAKVREKLL, encoded by the coding sequence ATGAATACGAACGCAAACCGGCAACCCCAAGCCGCCGCGCTTGCCCGGCGCCCGAAGGCCCCAAGCAAGCTGAAGCATTATTTGACGGCCGTGATCATTATTTTGCTGCTATGGGGCAGCGCGGCAAAAACCGAAGCAACGTTCGGCGAACTCATCAAAGGGGCGCCCAACATGCTCGACCTGCTGCGGGAAATGTTCCCGCCGAAGTGGAGCTACTTCGACAACATCGTACCGGCGATGCTGGAGACGATCCGCATGGCGCTGATCGGCACTACCTTCGGCGCTATTCTCGCCGTTCCGGTAGCGCTGCTGTGCGCCGGCAATCTGACCCCGAGCGCCTGGATCCGCCAGCCCGTCCGCTTCGTGCTGAACCTGGTGCGGACGATTCCCGACCTGCTGCTGGCCGCCATCTTCGTGGCCATCTTCGGCCTCGGGCCGCTGGCCGGCATTCTGGCGCTGACCGTTTTTTCGTTTGGCTTGATCGCCAAGCTGGTGTACGAAGCGCTGGAGACGATCGACCGCGGGCCGCTGGAGGCAATGACGGCCGTGGGGGCCGCGCCGGCGCAGCGCATTATTTTTGGCGTCGTTCCGCAAATCCAGGCGCATTTCATCTCCTACGTGTTGTATGCCTTTGAAATCAACGTCCGCGCGGCGGCGGTGCTCGGCCTAGTGGGAGCCGGGGGCATCGGGCATTATTACGAGGTGACGCTAGGGTTTCTGGAATACGACAAAACGTGCATGATCATCCTGTTTACGTTGGCGGTCGTGCTGATCATCGACTATTTAAGTGCGAAAGTGCGGGAGAAATTGTTATGA
- a CDS encoding 2,3-butanediol dehydrogenase encodes MKALRWHGVKDLRLENIEEPKPAKGQAKIKVEWCGICGSDLHEYTAGPIFIPLETHPLSGDKAPVVMGHEFSGQVVEVGEGVTRVAVGDRVVVEPIYACGTCEACKQGKYNLCDKMGFYGLAGGGGGFSEYTSVPEGMLHKIPDSVSFEQGALVEPSAVALHAVRSSKLKVGDKAAVFGTGPIGLLVIEALKASGAAEIYAVELSEERKQKAAELGAIVIDPKEYDAVEEIHKRTQGGVDVAYEVTGVPPVLTQAINSTKIGGETMIVSIFEKEASIHPQNIVMKERTVTGIIGYRDVFPAVISLMAQGYFPADKLVTKRIKLDQAVEEGFEGLLKERNQVKILVKAE; translated from the coding sequence GTGAAAGCTTTGAGATGGCATGGCGTCAAGGATTTGAGACTGGAAAACATCGAGGAGCCGAAACCGGCTAAGGGTCAAGCGAAAATAAAGGTGGAATGGTGCGGCATTTGCGGCAGCGATTTGCACGAATATACGGCTGGCCCGATTTTCATCCCGCTTGAAACCCACCCGCTCAGCGGAGACAAAGCGCCGGTAGTAATGGGGCATGAATTTTCCGGACAGGTGGTGGAAGTCGGCGAAGGAGTGACCCGGGTGGCCGTCGGCGACCGCGTCGTCGTGGAGCCGATCTATGCCTGCGGAACCTGCGAGGCTTGCAAGCAAGGTAAATACAATCTTTGCGATAAAATGGGCTTTTACGGCCTGGCCGGCGGAGGCGGCGGTTTCTCCGAATATACGTCCGTGCCGGAAGGAATGCTGCATAAAATCCCGGATTCGGTTTCCTTCGAGCAAGGCGCTCTGGTCGAACCGTCCGCGGTGGCGCTGCACGCGGTGCGCTCCAGTAAATTGAAAGTCGGCGACAAGGCCGCCGTGTTCGGCACAGGGCCGATCGGCCTGCTCGTGATCGAGGCGCTTAAGGCTTCGGGGGCTGCGGAAATCTACGCGGTTGAGCTGTCGGAAGAGCGGAAACAGAAAGCCGCGGAGCTGGGAGCGATCGTCATCGATCCGAAGGAATACGATGCCGTCGAGGAAATTCACAAGCGCACGCAGGGCGGAGTGGACGTAGCCTATGAGGTGACCGGGGTTCCGCCGGTGCTGACCCAGGCGATCAACTCCACCAAAATCGGCGGAGAAACGATGATCGTCAGCATTTTCGAGAAGGAAGCTTCGATTCATCCGCAAAACATCGTCATGAAAGAGCGCACCGTGACCGGCATTATCGGCTACCGCGACGTTTTTCCGGCGGTGATCAGCCTGATGGCTCAAGGTTACTTCCCGGCGGACAAGCTTGTAACCAAGCGCATCAAGCTGGATCAAGCCGTTGAAGAGGGCTTTGAAGGGCTCCTCAAAGAACGGAATCAGGTCAAAATCTTGGTGAAGGCCGAGTAG
- a CDS encoding ABC transporter substrate-binding protein — MLASFKRWGVLPIIAILFIVATAACGTPSAATPPNGNDAAAAQNSSPDKANTGAGQPGANGGGNGTDSTADAGGTKVPITIHHDKGETVLEEKPKKVAITYFPYAEHLFAIGEQDAVAGVVGLKSLQNFPVYDSFTKQGKIADLGDTANMESILALDPDVIIAWEDDLKIYDQLAQIAPTILIHQSENWQDTITKVAAVLGEEEKAEQYIAGYDAKLDTLAANMDKSGVKGKTAIFMMTWGKGFNYYGGERMEPYYERLGFAKFPDMQDWSEISLEGVAAIDPDYIFLGEDFTGSAELSLGELGKNPVWNQLKAVKNGNLYVIDTEIVGPLAMGQSKGLDVMEQILQN, encoded by the coding sequence ATGCTTGCATCCTTTAAACGCTGGGGCGTCCTGCCCATCATCGCCATCCTGTTCATCGTCGCCACGGCGGCCTGCGGAACGCCATCCGCTGCCACCCCGCCCAACGGAAACGACGCAGCAGCCGCGCAAAACTCCAGCCCAGACAAAGCCAATACGGGGGCCGGTCAGCCGGGGGCTAACGGGGGCGGGAACGGGACCGATTCCACCGCAGACGCAGGAGGAACCAAGGTCCCGATAACGATTCACCATGACAAGGGCGAAACCGTACTGGAGGAAAAACCGAAAAAGGTCGCTATCACCTACTTCCCGTATGCGGAGCACCTTTTCGCCATCGGGGAACAGGATGCGGTGGCCGGCGTGGTCGGCCTGAAGTCGCTGCAAAATTTCCCGGTATACGACAGCTTCACGAAGCAGGGGAAAATCGCCGACCTGGGCGACACGGCCAATATGGAGAGCATTTTGGCGCTGGACCCCGACGTGATCATCGCTTGGGAGGACGATCTGAAAATTTACGACCAACTGGCCCAAATCGCCCCCACGATTCTGATCCATCAATCCGAAAACTGGCAGGACACGATCACGAAAGTAGCCGCGGTTTTGGGCGAAGAGGAAAAAGCGGAGCAATATATCGCCGGCTATGACGCCAAGCTGGACACGCTGGCCGCGAATATGGACAAGTCCGGGGTAAAAGGGAAAACCGCGATTTTCATGATGACCTGGGGCAAAGGGTTCAATTACTACGGCGGCGAGCGGATGGAGCCGTATTACGAACGCCTGGGCTTTGCCAAATTCCCGGATATGCAGGATTGGAGCGAAATCAGCCTGGAAGGCGTGGCCGCCATCGATCCGGATTATATTTTTCTCGGCGAGGATTTTACCGGTTCGGCGGAGCTGTCGCTCGGTGAGCTGGGCAAAAACCCAGTATGGAATCAGCTGAAAGCCGTCAAAAACGGCAACCTTTACGTTATCGACACGGAAATCGTCGGGCCGCTGGCCATGGGCCAATCCAAAGGGCTTGACGTCATGGAGCAAATTTTGCAAAACTAA
- a CDS encoding MarR family winged helix-turn-helix transcriptional regulator: MQPHEWMKLDNQLCFAFYTCSREIMKLYRPLLAEFGLTYTQYITLLSLWEQDNVTVKDLGAKLFLDSGTLTPLLKKLENMELITRTRDKADERNVIIALTERGRALQEQAAQVPLKLYEGTKVTKEEIMEMHNHINDFLRKIGSAE; this comes from the coding sequence ATGCAGCCGCATGAATGGATGAAATTGGACAATCAGCTCTGTTTTGCTTTTTATACATGCTCCCGGGAGATCATGAAGCTGTACCGCCCGCTGCTGGCCGAATTCGGACTCACTTACACGCAGTATATTACATTGCTTTCTTTATGGGAACAGGACAACGTTACCGTCAAAGACCTGGGAGCAAAGCTGTTTCTCGACTCGGGAACGCTGACGCCGCTGCTCAAAAAGCTGGAGAATATGGAGCTGATCACAAGAACGCGGGATAAGGCGGATGAACGCAACGTCATTATCGCGTTGACCGAACGGGGGCGGGCTTTGCAAGAGCAAGCCGCACAGGTGCCGCTTAAGCTTTACGAGGGCACCAAGGTGACGAAAGAGGAGATCATGGAGATGCACAACCATATTAACGACTTTCTGCGCAAAATCGGATCGGCTGAATAA
- a CDS encoding glutathione peroxidase, protein MSLYGIEVKTIKGEVQTLEPYRGQVLLIVNTATKCGFAPQFKGLQKLHDIYKDQGLAVLGFPCGQFANQELATDEEVAQSCELNFGVSFPLFAKIDVNGKNAHPLFRLLANEAPGVLGSKAIKWNFTKFLVDRSGKVVKRFAPAEEPEKIESHIRELLGAEVRA, encoded by the coding sequence ATGTCCCTATACGGAATAGAGGTTAAAACGATTAAAGGCGAGGTGCAGACGCTGGAGCCTTATCGCGGGCAGGTGCTGCTCATCGTCAATACGGCCACAAAATGCGGTTTTGCTCCGCAATTCAAAGGTCTGCAAAAGCTGCACGACATTTACAAGGATCAGGGTTTGGCCGTGCTTGGCTTTCCTTGCGGGCAATTTGCCAATCAAGAGCTGGCCACCGACGAGGAGGTTGCCCAGTCCTGCGAGCTGAATTTCGGAGTTTCATTCCCGCTCTTCGCCAAAATCGACGTCAACGGCAAAAATGCCCATCCTTTGTTCCGCTTGCTGGCGAACGAAGCGCCCGGTGTGCTCGGTTCCAAAGCGATCAAATGGAATTTCACGAAGTTTCTGGTCGACCGCAGCGGCAAGGTCGTGAAGCGGTTTGCCCCGGCGGAGGAACCGGAAAAAATCGAAAGCCATATCCGCGAGCTGCTTGGCGCTGAAGTACGGGCGTAA
- a CDS encoding class I SAM-dependent methyltransferase yields the protein MTVPASSILSALLMLFVLLAMLSIVYKSWRNGISPMPASAEVRRAVAAELNRLTGAAGGRYPKGGRMPTDGRMPAGAEPASPDSAYSIVEAGSGWGTLALHLAKSRPDWRITGIENSLIPWTVSRLARRLSACGNTVFHRSDLYDYRYEHADAVICYLYPGAMKRLDPLLRRQLRAGARVVSICFALPGWQAEKIITCRDMYRTKIYVYKIE from the coding sequence ATGACCGTGCCAGCGAGTTCAATCCTGTCCGCATTACTTATGCTTTTTGTACTTTTGGCCATGTTGTCCATCGTATATAAAAGCTGGCGCAACGGGATATCGCCGATGCCCGCTTCGGCGGAGGTGCGCAGGGCTGTCGCCGCGGAACTGAACCGGCTGACTGGGGCGGCCGGCGGCAGGTACCCAAAGGGCGGCCGGATGCCGACGGATGGCCGGATGCCGGCGGGCGCCGAACCGGCTTCGCCGGACTCCGCTTATTCTATCGTGGAGGCGGGTTCCGGTTGGGGGACGCTCGCCTTGCATCTCGCCAAAAGCCGCCCGGACTGGCGGATCACCGGCATCGAAAATTCTCTGATTCCATGGACGGTTTCGCGGCTGGCTCGGCGTTTGAGCGCCTGCGGGAACACCGTTTTTCACCGGAGCGATCTGTACGATTACCGTTATGAACATGCCGATGCGGTAATCTGTTATCTTTATCCCGGGGCCATGAAGCGGCTTGATCCTCTGCTGCGCCGGCAGCTTCGTGCGGGGGCGCGGGTCGTCAGCATTTGCTTCGCCCTTCCCGGCTGGCAAGCGGAAAAGATCATCACCTGCCGGGACATGTACCGGACTAAAATTTACGTCTATAAAATAGAATAA
- the phnE gene encoding phosphonate ABC transporter, permease protein PhnE: protein MTTNTWREKITKPKKNRYRWLIYVLLVLVYIWAFAGIPLDGIKETAGQITKSIFAGLFSPDWGYVYLPDGEDLLRGLLDTLAISILGTVISTIVCLPFAFWAAANMSRTRWISGPGKIVLSFVRTFPEIVMALLFIKAVGPGSFAGVLALGLHSVGMLGKLFADEIENMDQGPAEALTAAGATRLQILWFAVLPQVLPGFLSYTLYRFEINLRSATILGMIGAGGIGTPLIFALSSRDWDRVGIIMLGIIVMITIIDLISGALRKKLV from the coding sequence ATGACGACGAATACATGGCGCGAAAAAATAACCAAACCGAAAAAAAACCGCTACCGCTGGCTCATCTACGTTCTGCTTGTTCTCGTTTACATTTGGGCTTTTGCCGGCATTCCTTTGGACGGCATTAAGGAAACCGCCGGCCAGATTACGAAGTCGATTTTTGCCGGCCTGTTCTCGCCGGATTGGGGTTACGTCTATTTGCCGGACGGCGAAGACCTGCTGCGGGGACTGCTCGACACACTGGCGATCTCCATTTTGGGCACGGTGATTTCCACCATCGTTTGCCTTCCGTTCGCCTTTTGGGCGGCGGCCAACATGAGCCGCACGCGCTGGATTTCCGGTCCGGGCAAAATAGTGCTGAGCTTCGTCCGGACGTTTCCGGAAATCGTCATGGCGTTGTTGTTCATCAAAGCGGTGGGGCCCGGTTCCTTCGCCGGCGTGCTGGCCCTGGGGCTGCACTCGGTCGGGATGCTCGGCAAGCTGTTCGCCGACGAAATTGAAAACATGGATCAAGGGCCGGCCGAAGCCCTAACCGCTGCGGGCGCCACAAGGCTGCAGATCCTTTGGTTCGCCGTGCTGCCCCAGGTGCTGCCGGGATTTCTGTCGTATACGCTGTACCGGTTCGAGATTAACCTCCGCTCCGCCACCATTCTGGGGATGATCGGCGCCGGGGGCATCGGCACTCCGCTGATTTTCGCCCTCAGCTCGCGGGATTGGGATCGCGTAGGCATCATTATGCTCGGCATTATCGTGATGATCACGATCATCGACCTCATCTCCGGCGCGCTGCGCAAAAAACTGGTGTAG
- a CDS encoding phosphate/phosphite/phosphonate ABC transporter substrate-binding protein, which produces MKKLAKFMLPLLFTVALISGCGSNAPANTSGNASADGSQPANSATAGGNAQTDKAAEPADTGYVPETLTVQFVPSQNADTLEAKAKPLEKLLSDRLGIPVKVSVSTDYNTIIEAMASKQVDVGFLPPTAYVLAKEKGAAEVILQAQRYGVDDATGAPTNELVDFYKSMFIVKKDSPIQSVEDLKGKKIAYQNVTSSAGYVWPAAVLQEKGIDPLSDVEPITVKGHDQAVIAVLNGDVDAAAIFQDARNTVKKDYPNVFEDTRVIAYTEPIPNDTISVRSDMSAEWVQKLKDAFIEIGKDSEGHKIIADIYTHEGYVESNDSVFDIVREYNEKVKTE; this is translated from the coding sequence TTGAAAAAGCTTGCTAAGTTCATGTTGCCTTTATTGTTTACGGTTGCCCTCATCAGCGGCTGCGGAAGCAACGCCCCGGCGAACACCAGCGGCAACGCCTCGGCGGACGGCAGCCAGCCGGCCAACTCCGCAACGGCTGGCGGAAACGCCCAGACGGACAAAGCCGCGGAACCCGCCGACACCGGTTATGTTCCCGAGACGCTGACCGTGCAGTTCGTGCCTTCGCAAAACGCCGACACGCTGGAAGCCAAGGCCAAGCCGCTCGAAAAACTGCTGTCCGACCGCCTCGGCATCCCGGTAAAAGTCAGCGTGTCGACCGACTACAACACGATCATTGAAGCGATGGCTTCCAAGCAGGTTGACGTTGGCTTCCTTCCTCCGACCGCTTACGTGCTGGCGAAGGAAAAAGGGGCGGCGGAAGTCATTTTGCAGGCGCAACGTTACGGAGTTGACGACGCCACCGGCGCTCCTACGAATGAGCTAGTCGATTTCTACAAATCGATGTTTATCGTCAAGAAAGACTCGCCGATCCAATCGGTGGAAGATCTCAAAGGCAAAAAGATCGCCTATCAGAACGTAACCTCTTCCGCGGGATATGTATGGCCGGCCGCTGTTCTTCAGGAAAAAGGAATCGATCCGCTGTCGGATGTCGAACCGATCACGGTGAAAGGCCACGACCAAGCCGTTATCGCCGTGCTGAACGGCGACGTCGACGCCGCCGCCATCTTCCAGGATGCGCGCAACACCGTGAAAAAAGACTATCCGAACGTCTTTGAAGATACTCGCGTCATCGCTTATACGGAGCCGATCCCGAACGACACGATTTCCGTCCGTTCCGATATGAGCGCCGAATGGGTGCAAAAACTGAAGGACGCCTTCATCGAAATCGGCAAAGACAGCGAAGGCCACAAAATCATCGCCGACATTTACACGCATGAAGGCTACGTCGAATCCAACGACAGCGTGTTCGACATCGTCCGCGAATACAACGAGAAAGTAAAAACCGAGTAG
- a CDS encoding bifunctional metallophosphatase/5'-nucleotidase — protein MSKRMEWRRIDTETRPDTGTDLPRAGNVEGSNAEDSQKGSLGDGTVSEAVCEILVTSDVHGHIYPTDYRTHEELPLGLAKLAAMIRRERERTPDLLLVDNGDVIQGSPLCSFYIKQRQEGSHPAVLVMNELGYDAAVPGNHEFNYGQRVLRRVMEDSRFPWLSAGIVDAGQGVPVFGRPYLVKTTEAGVKIAVLGVTTHYIPHWENPRHIEGWKFRDALETVKTWVPRIREQERPDLMVVAYHGGFERDLLTGEPAERLTGENQGYAMCMEVPGIDVLITGHQHRLIAAEAGGVTVIQPGSNGQALGKISVRLQKSADGAWAIRERKAELLIPDETTEADGKVLDLVRGLEVETQNWLDQPIGEVSGDMEIRSPLACRLADHPFMEFVNKVQMEAAGVGVSNAALLSNASKGFRGSITMRDVLTNFMYPNTLAVLRLKGKDIREALEQTANYFTVGEDGKIAVNPAYVEPKAQHYNYDMWEGIEYVLDVSRPPGRRVALLSYGGEPLRDDAEIDVVMNSYRAGGGGDYDMYRRKPVVKEIQTDMAELVAEYIRERGTITAACDHNWKVVASSQ, from the coding sequence ATGAGCAAGCGTATGGAGTGGCGGCGGATAGACACAGAAACGAGGCCGGATACCGGGACGGACTTGCCGCGGGCCGGCAACGTGGAGGGGAGCAATGCGGAGGATAGCCAAAAGGGAAGCTTGGGTGACGGTACGGTTAGCGAAGCGGTCTGCGAAATTCTCGTCACAAGCGATGTGCACGGGCATATTTACCCGACCGATTACCGGACGCATGAGGAGCTTCCCTTGGGTCTGGCCAAGCTGGCGGCGATGATCCGCCGGGAACGGGAGCGGACGCCAGACCTGCTGCTGGTGGATAACGGGGATGTCATTCAAGGGTCGCCGCTTTGTTCCTTCTATATAAAACAGCGTCAGGAAGGGTCGCATCCGGCGGTGCTTGTCATGAACGAGCTGGGTTATGACGCGGCGGTCCCGGGGAATCATGAATTCAATTACGGGCAGCGGGTGTTGCGCCGGGTCATGGAGGATTCGCGGTTTCCCTGGTTGTCGGCGGGGATTGTGGACGCAGGGCAAGGTGTGCCGGTCTTTGGCCGGCCTTATCTTGTCAAAACGACCGAGGCCGGCGTCAAAATCGCCGTCTTGGGCGTGACGACACATTATATCCCGCATTGGGAAAATCCGCGGCATATCGAAGGCTGGAAGTTCCGGGACGCGCTGGAGACCGTAAAAACCTGGGTGCCCCGCATCCGCGAGCAGGAGCGGCCGGATCTGATGGTCGTAGCTTATCACGGCGGCTTCGAACGGGATTTGCTCACCGGGGAACCGGCTGAGCGGCTGACGGGGGAAAACCAGGGATACGCCATGTGCATGGAAGTGCCGGGGATCGATGTGCTGATTACCGGGCACCAGCACCGTTTAATCGCGGCCGAGGCCGGCGGGGTCACGGTGATTCAGCCGGGCTCGAACGGTCAGGCGCTGGGGAAAATCTCCGTTCGCCTCCAAAAAAGCGCGGACGGAGCATGGGCGATTCGGGAGAGGAAGGCGGAGCTGCTGATCCCGGATGAAACGACCGAAGCCGACGGCAAGGTGCTGGATTTGGTCCGCGGACTTGAAGTGGAAACTCAAAATTGGCTGGATCAGCCGATTGGGGAGGTCAGCGGGGATATGGAAATCCGCAGCCCGCTGGCTTGCCGGCTGGCCGATCATCCTTTTATGGAATTCGTGAACAAGGTACAGATGGAGGCTGCCGGGGTGGGGGTGTCGAACGCGGCTTTGCTCAGCAATGCCTCGAAAGGTTTTCGCGGGAGCATTACGATGCGGGATGTGCTGACCAACTTTATGTATCCGAACACTTTGGCCGTGCTGCGGCTTAAGGGGAAGGATATCCGGGAGGCGCTGGAGCAGACGGCGAATTATTTCACCGTCGGGGAAGACGGGAAAATTGCCGTAAATCCGGCATACGTGGAGCCTAAGGCGCAGCATTACAACTATGATATGTGGGAGGGCATCGAATACGTGCTGGACGTGTCCCGGCCCCCCGGCCGGCGCGTGGCGCTGCTGAGTTACGGCGGCGAACCCTTGCGGGACGACGCGGAGATCGATGTGGTGATGAACAGCTACCGCGCCGGCGGGGGAGGGGATTACGACATGTACCGGCGCAAACCGGTAGTCAAAGAAATCCAGACCGACATGGCCGAACTCGTGGCGGAATATATCCGGGAGCGCGGCACCATTACGGCGGCCTGCGATCATAATTGGAAGGTCGTCGCCTCCAGCCAGTGA